Proteins encoded together in one Pantoea sp. CCBC3-3-1 window:
- the ugpB gene encoding sn-glycerol-3-phosphate ABC transporter substrate-binding protein UgpB: protein MSSFSLRHTAVVLGLAFSGHALAATDIPFWHSMEGELGVEVNSLAQRFNESHPDYKIVPTYKGNYEQSLAAGIAAVRSGKAPAILQVYEVGTATMMASKAIVPVYDVFKTAGIAFDEKQFVPTVSGYYSDSKTGHLISQPFNSSTPVLYYNKDAFKKAGLNPEEPPKTWQQLEKDAAALRKAGMKCGYASGWQGWIQIENFSAWHALPVATKNNGFDGTDAALEFNKPTQVAHIQMLQQMNQKGDFTYFGRKDESTAKFYNGDCGITTASSGSLADIRHYAKFNYGVGMMPYDASVPNAPQNAMIGGASLWVMKGKDAAIHKGVAEFMQFLAQPEIAAEWHQKTGYLPITTAAYELTRQQGFYDKNPGADTATRQMLNKPPLPFTKGMRLGNMPQIRTIIDEELEGVWTGKKTPQAALDSAVTRGNVLLRRFEQTAKQ, encoded by the coding sequence ATGTCATCGTTCTCACTTCGTCACACCGCAGTCGTACTGGGACTGGCTTTCAGCGGCCATGCGCTGGCGGCGACCGATATTCCGTTCTGGCACTCCATGGAGGGCGAGCTGGGCGTTGAGGTGAATTCTCTGGCCCAGCGCTTTAACGAATCGCATCCGGATTACAAAATCGTACCGACCTATAAAGGTAACTACGAGCAGAGCCTGGCGGCGGGGATTGCAGCCGTGCGTTCCGGCAAAGCGCCAGCCATTCTTCAGGTTTATGAAGTGGGAACGGCAACCATGATGGCTTCAAAAGCGATTGTGCCGGTGTATGACGTGTTTAAAACGGCGGGCATAGCTTTTGATGAAAAACAATTTGTTCCCACGGTTTCCGGCTACTACAGCGACTCCAAAACCGGCCACCTGATCTCTCAGCCTTTCAACAGCTCCACGCCGGTGCTTTATTACAACAAAGACGCCTTTAAAAAAGCCGGTCTGAACCCGGAGGAGCCGCCAAAAACCTGGCAGCAGCTGGAAAAAGACGCGGCGGCGCTGCGTAAAGCGGGCATGAAATGTGGCTATGCCAGCGGCTGGCAGGGCTGGATCCAGATTGAAAACTTCAGCGCCTGGCACGCTCTGCCCGTCGCGACCAAAAACAATGGCTTTGACGGCACCGATGCGGCGCTGGAATTCAATAAACCCACTCAGGTTGCGCACATTCAGATGCTGCAACAGATGAACCAGAAAGGCGATTTCACCTACTTTGGCCGCAAAGATGAATCTACAGCCAAGTTCTACAACGGGGACTGTGGTATCACGACCGCTTCTTCTGGCTCGCTGGCCGATATTCGTCACTATGCCAAATTTAACTATGGCGTAGGCATGATGCCTTATGACGCCAGCGTGCCGAACGCGCCGCAAAACGCCATGATCGGTGGCGCAAGCCTGTGGGTAATGAAGGGCAAAGATGCGGCGATTCATAAAGGCGTGGCGGAGTTTATGCAGTTCCTCGCCCAACCTGAAATTGCCGCCGAGTGGCACCAAAAAACGGGCTATCTGCCGATTACTACCGCCGCTTATGAGCTGACCCGCCAGCAGGGCTTTTACGATAAAAATCCGGGGGCTGATACGGCAACCCGCCAGATGCTAAACAAACCGCCGTTGCCGTTCACCAAAGGCATGCGGCTGGGCAATATGCCGCAGATCCGCACCATCATCGATGAAGAGCTGGAAGGCGTCTGGACCGGTAAAAAAACGCCGCAGGCGGCGCTGGACAGTGCCGTAACGCGAGGCAATGTATTGCTGCGTCGCTTTGAGCAGACGGCGAAGCAGTAA
- a CDS encoding high-affinity branched-chain amino acid ABC transporter permease LivM: MKHLNLVNALVSALMLVVLAAFFMGMRLNLDGTHLVVNNAGSVRWNWIAAGCVVVFFFQLLRPLFQRGLKKISGPALILPGIDGSTPKQKLFLLLLIVAAAVWPFLVSRGTVDIATLTLIYVMLGLGLNVVVGLSGLLVLGYGGFYAIGAYTFALLNHYFGLGFWECLPLAGIVAAMFGLLLGFPVLRLRGDYLAIVTLGFGEIVRILLLNNTAITGGPNGISQIPKPSLFGLEFNRSVREGGWDTFSHFFGLKYDPSDRIIFLYMVALLLVVITLFVINRLLRMPLGRAWEALREDEIACRSLGLSPRRIKLTAFTISAAFAGFAGSLFAARQGFVSPESFTFAESAFVLAIVVLGGMGSQFAVILAAVLLVVSRELMRDLNEYSMLVLGGLMVLMMIWRPQGLLPMKRPHLKLKSVPKGEQS, encoded by the coding sequence ATGAAACATCTCAACCTGGTTAACGCGCTGGTCTCCGCGCTGATGTTAGTGGTGCTGGCGGCTTTCTTTATGGGCATGCGGCTGAATCTGGACGGTACGCATCTGGTGGTTAACAACGCCGGTAGCGTCCGCTGGAATTGGATCGCCGCAGGCTGCGTCGTGGTATTTTTCTTCCAGCTATTACGCCCGCTTTTCCAGCGCGGCCTGAAAAAGATCTCCGGCCCTGCGCTGATCCTGCCGGGCATTGATGGCTCCACGCCAAAGCAAAAACTCTTTCTGCTGTTGCTGATTGTCGCCGCCGCCGTCTGGCCATTTTTGGTGTCACGCGGCACGGTAGATATTGCCACGCTGACGCTGATTTACGTCATGCTCGGCCTCGGACTGAACGTGGTCGTTGGGCTTTCTGGCTTGCTGGTACTGGGCTACGGCGGCTTTTACGCCATCGGCGCCTATACCTTTGCGCTGCTGAATCACTACTTCGGTCTGGGCTTTTGGGAATGTTTGCCGCTGGCAGGTATCGTGGCGGCGATGTTTGGCCTGCTGCTGGGCTTCCCGGTACTGCGCCTGCGCGGTGATTATCTGGCGATCGTCACGCTGGGCTTTGGCGAAATCGTCCGTATTTTGCTGCTAAACAACACGGCCATCACCGGCGGACCGAACGGGATCAGTCAGATCCCGAAACCCTCGCTGTTCGGGTTGGAGTTTAACCGCAGCGTGCGGGAGGGGGGCTGGGATACCTTCAGCCACTTCTTTGGTCTGAAATACGATCCCAGCGATCGTATTATCTTCCTCTACATGGTGGCGCTGCTGCTGGTGGTGATTACGCTGTTTGTGATTAATCGTTTGCTGCGTATGCCGCTGGGCCGTGCGTGGGAAGCGCTTCGTGAAGATGAAATCGCCTGCCGTTCGCTCGGCCTCAGCCCAAGACGTATTAAGCTGACGGCTTTCACCATTAGCGCCGCCTTTGCGGGCTTTGCCGGTAGCCTGTTTGCCGCACGCCAGGGGTTTGTCAGTCCGGAATCCTTTACCTTTGCGGAGTCTGCCTTTGTGCTGGCAATCGTGGTGCTGGGCGGCATGGGATCGCAGTTTGCGGTCATCCTCGCCGCCGTATTGTTGGTTGTTTCACGCGAGCTGATGCGTGACCTGAATGAGTACAGCATGCTGGTGCTGGGAGGATTGATGGTGCTGATGATGATCTGGCGGCCTCAGGGACTGCTGCCGATGAAGCGTCCGCATTTGAAGTTGAAAAGCGTGCCAAAAGGAGAGCAGTCATGA
- the livG gene encoding high-affinity branched-chain amino acid ABC transporter ATP-binding protein LivG — translation MTPLLAVNGLMMRFGGLLAVNNVALELHEQEIVSLIGPNGAGKTTVFNCLTGFYRPTGGSIQLRDRQLAGLPGQKIARMGIVRTFQHVRLFREMTVIENLLVAQHQHLKSGVFAGLLKTPGFRKAESEALDRAAGWLERVGLLEMANRQAGNLAYGQQRRLEIARCMVTRPEILMLDEPAAGLNPKETQELDELIAELRGQHKVSVLLIEHDMKLVMGISDRIYVVNQGTPLASGTPEEIRNNPDVIRAYLGEA, via the coding sequence ATGACGCCTTTACTCGCCGTAAACGGCCTGATGATGCGCTTTGGCGGGCTGCTTGCCGTAAACAACGTGGCGCTCGAACTGCATGAGCAGGAGATCGTTTCACTGATTGGTCCTAACGGTGCCGGAAAAACCACGGTGTTTAACTGCCTGACCGGCTTTTACCGTCCGACCGGCGGCAGCATCCAGCTGCGGGATCGGCAGCTTGCCGGTTTGCCAGGTCAGAAGATTGCGCGAATGGGCATTGTGCGGACCTTCCAGCACGTTCGTCTGTTCCGTGAGATGACGGTGATTGAAAACCTGCTGGTGGCGCAGCATCAGCATCTGAAAAGCGGCGTGTTTGCCGGTCTGTTAAAGACGCCGGGCTTCCGTAAAGCGGAAAGCGAAGCGCTGGACCGGGCCGCGGGCTGGCTGGAGCGCGTTGGCCTGCTTGAAATGGCCAACCGGCAGGCGGGCAACCTGGCCTACGGTCAGCAGCGGCGGCTTGAAATTGCCCGCTGTATGGTGACAAGGCCAGAAATCCTGATGCTCGATGAACCTGCCGCCGGGCTTAACCCAAAAGAAACGCAGGAGCTTGACGAGCTGATCGCCGAGCTACGAGGCCAGCACAAGGTCTCGGTACTGCTGATTGAGCATGATATGAAACTGGTAATGGGTATTTCTGACCGTATTTACGTGGTTAACCAGGGCACGCCGCTGGCCAGCGGGACGCCGGAAGAGATCCGTAATAACCCGGACGTGATCCGCGCTTATTTAGGAGAAGCCTAA
- the ftsX gene encoding permease-like cell division protein FtsX has product MANKRNTRPTKAAKQKQPSKSKALRGGWQEQWRYALRGTLSDMWRQPLATLLTVMVIAISLTLPSVCFMVWKNVSHAAEQWYPAPQLTVYLSKTLDDTAAENVVAQLKQEDGVEKVNYLSREEALGEFRNWSGFGGAMDMLEQNPLPAVAIITPKLNFQSSDTMSSLRDRVAKVQGIDEVKMDDSWFARLAALAGLVGQVATMIGILMIVAVFLVIGNSVRLSIFARRDTINVQKLIGATDGFILRPFLYGGALLGFTGALLSLLLSEVLVFRLESVVTQVAAVFGTTFSLRGLAWDESLLLLLISAMIGWVAAWLATVQHLRRFTPQ; this is encoded by the coding sequence GTGGCGAATAAACGTAATACGCGGCCGACCAAAGCGGCAAAGCAGAAGCAGCCTTCTAAAAGCAAAGCGCTGCGTGGAGGCTGGCAGGAACAGTGGCGTTATGCGCTGCGCGGCACGCTTTCTGATATGTGGCGGCAACCGCTGGCAACGCTGCTGACGGTGATGGTAATCGCCATCTCTCTGACGCTGCCCAGCGTCTGCTTTATGGTTTGGAAAAACGTCAGTCATGCTGCGGAACAGTGGTATCCCGCGCCGCAGCTGACGGTCTATCTGAGCAAAACGCTGGATGACACCGCCGCAGAAAATGTGGTGGCACAGCTGAAGCAGGAAGATGGCGTGGAAAAGGTCAATTACCTGTCACGCGAAGAGGCGCTGGGCGAGTTCCGTAACTGGTCTGGTTTTGGCGGCGCGATGGATATGCTTGAGCAGAATCCCTTACCCGCTGTGGCAATCATCACCCCGAAACTGAATTTCCAAAGCTCAGATACGATGAGCAGCCTGCGCGATCGCGTGGCGAAGGTGCAGGGCATTGATGAAGTGAAAATGGATGACAGCTGGTTTGCCCGCCTCGCGGCGCTGGCGGGTCTGGTCGGTCAGGTGGCGACAATGATCGGGATTCTGATGATTGTTGCGGTGTTCCTGGTGATTGGTAACAGCGTGCGGCTAAGCATCTTTGCCCGTCGCGATACCATCAACGTGCAGAAGCTGATTGGCGCGACGGATGGTTTCATCCTGCGGCCTTTCCTGTACGGTGGTGCACTGCTTGGTTTTACCGGCGCGCTGCTGTCGCTGCTGCTTTCCGAGGTGCTGGTATTCCGTCTGGAATCCGTGGTGACACAGGTGGCTGCGGTATTTGGCACCACGTTTAGCCTGCGCGGCCTTGCATGGGATGAAAGCCTGCTGCTGCTGCTGATCTCGGCCATGATTGGCTGGGTTGCCGCCTGGCTGGCGACGGTCCAACATTTACGTCGTTTTACGCCGCAGTAA
- the rpoH gene encoding RNA polymerase sigma factor RpoH, which produces MTKEMQTLAIAPLGNLDSYIRAANAWPMLTAEEEKALAERLHYQGDLEAAKTLILSHLRFVVHVARNYSGYGLPQADLIQEGNIGLMKAVRRFNPEVGVRLVSFAVHWIKAEIHEYVLRNWRIVKVATTKAQRKLFFNLRKAKQRLGWFNQDEVEMVARELGVSSKDVLEMESRMAAQDMTFDPTPDDEGEGRSMAPMLYLQDKSSDFAGGIEEDNWDAHAADKLSDAMQGLDERSQDIIRARWLDDDNKTTLQELADKYGVSAERVRQLEKNAMKKLRVAIEA; this is translated from the coding sequence ATGACCAAAGAAATGCAAACTTTAGCTATTGCTCCTTTAGGCAACCTGGATTCCTATATCCGGGCGGCTAACGCCTGGCCTATGCTGACGGCAGAAGAGGAAAAAGCGCTGGCTGAACGGCTGCATTACCAGGGCGATCTGGAAGCAGCTAAGACGCTGATCCTGTCTCACCTGCGCTTTGTTGTTCATGTCGCTCGTAACTATTCGGGCTACGGACTGCCGCAGGCAGACCTGATCCAGGAAGGGAATATCGGCCTGATGAAAGCCGTGCGCCGCTTCAATCCAGAAGTGGGTGTGCGTCTGGTCTCTTTCGCCGTGCACTGGATCAAAGCCGAAATTCACGAATACGTGCTGCGTAACTGGCGTATCGTGAAGGTTGCTACAACCAAAGCTCAGCGCAAACTGTTCTTTAACCTGCGTAAAGCCAAGCAGCGTTTAGGCTGGTTTAATCAGGATGAAGTTGAAATGGTTGCCCGCGAGCTGGGCGTTTCCAGTAAGGACGTGCTGGAGATGGAGTCGCGTATGGCGGCTCAGGATATGACCTTTGACCCAACGCCTGATGACGAAGGCGAAGGTCGCTCAATGGCACCGATGCTCTATCTGCAGGATAAGTCTTCTGACTTTGCGGGTGGCATTGAAGAGGACAACTGGGATGCTCACGCTGCTGATAAGCTTAGCGATGCGATGCAGGGCCTTGATGAGCGTAGCCAGGACATTATTCGTGCCCGCTGGTTGGACGATGACAATAAAACCACCTTGCAGGAACTGGCCGATAAGTACGGCGTTTCCGCAGAGCGTGTACGTCAGTTAGAAAAAAATGCGATGAAAAAACTGCGTGTGGCGATTGAAGCGTAA
- the ugpA gene encoding sn-glycerol-3-phosphate ABC transporter permease UgpA: protein MSSSRPVFRSRWLPYVLLLPQLLITAVFFLWPAGEALWYSVQSVDPFGLSSTFVGLENFRRLVGDEYYLDSFWTTLIFSGLVTVIGLVVSLFFAALVDYVLRLKRFYQTLFLLPYAVAPAVAAVLWMFLFSPGLGLITHFLGWIGYSWNHAQNSGQAMVLVVIASIWQQMSYNFLFFFAALQSIPKSLTEAAAIDGAGPVRRFFQLSLPLITPVGFFLMVVNLVYAFFDTFPVIDAATGGGPVQSTTTLIYKIYREGFAGLDLSSSSAQSVVLMVLVIILTVIQFRYVEKRVRYQ from the coding sequence ATGTCTTCTTCACGTCCCGTTTTCCGCTCGCGTTGGCTGCCTTATGTACTGCTACTGCCGCAATTGCTGATTACCGCGGTCTTTTTCCTCTGGCCAGCAGGCGAAGCCTTGTGGTACTCGGTGCAGAGCGTCGATCCCTTCGGCCTCTCCAGCACCTTTGTCGGGCTGGAAAACTTCAGGCGGCTGGTGGGTGATGAGTATTATCTTGATTCCTTCTGGACCACGCTAATTTTTAGCGGGCTGGTCACGGTAATCGGCCTGGTGGTCTCGCTTTTTTTTGCCGCGCTGGTCGATTATGTGCTGCGGCTGAAGCGCTTTTACCAAACGCTGTTTTTACTGCCTTATGCCGTAGCACCCGCGGTGGCTGCCGTACTGTGGATGTTTTTGTTTAGTCCCGGCCTGGGTTTGATTACCCATTTCCTTGGCTGGATCGGCTACAGCTGGAACCATGCGCAAAACAGCGGCCAGGCGATGGTGCTGGTAGTCATCGCGTCCATTTGGCAACAGATGAGCTATAACTTTTTGTTTTTCTTCGCCGCACTGCAATCGATTCCTAAATCGCTGACCGAAGCCGCCGCAATCGACGGCGCAGGTCCGGTGCGACGTTTTTTCCAGCTGTCGCTGCCGCTGATTACCCCCGTCGGCTTCTTCCTTATGGTTGTTAACCTGGTATATGCCTTCTTCGATACCTTCCCGGTTATCGATGCGGCAACGGGCGGCGGGCCGGTGCAATCCACCACCACGCTAATTTATAAAATTTACCGTGAAGGCTTTGCCGGTCTGGATCTCTCGTCTTCCTCGGCACAGTCAGTGGTGCTGATGGTGCTGGTCATTATCCTGACGGTGATTCAGTTTCGCTACGTCGAAAAAAGGGTGCGCTACCAATGA
- the panM gene encoding aspartate 1-decarboxylase autocleavage activator PanM codes for MKLTILRLQHLTAQDRLDLAKIWPDADITALEKSLDEHHQLYAAKFNDRLLAAVKVHLHGTQGQLEAFMVREVTRRRGVGSYLLEEVLTQNAAITHWWMADSGDKDPQALAIFMQKHRFIAQPGGWAYQQP; via the coding sequence ATGAAACTCACCATCCTACGATTGCAGCACCTCACCGCTCAGGATCGCCTCGATCTGGCAAAAATCTGGCCCGATGCCGATATAACGGCTTTGGAAAAGAGTCTGGATGAGCATCACCAGCTGTATGCAGCGAAATTCAATGACCGCCTGCTGGCCGCGGTAAAGGTTCATCTGCATGGCACGCAGGGGCAGCTGGAAGCGTTTATGGTGCGGGAAGTGACAAGACGCCGTGGCGTGGGAAGTTATTTACTGGAAGAAGTGCTGACGCAAAACGCGGCAATTACGCACTGGTGGATGGCGGATAGCGGCGATAAAGATCCTCAGGCGCTGGCGATTTTTATGCAAAAACACCGTTTTATTGCTCAACCTGGCGGTTGGGCTTACCAACAGCCATAA
- the livF gene encoding high-affinity branched-chain amino acid ABC transporter ATP-binding protein LivF, whose amino-acid sequence MNPMLSLQNVSAHYGKIQALHNVSLHINQGEIVTLIGANGAGKTTILGTLCGEPRATQGTISFDGKIITDWQTARIMREAIAIVPEGRRVFSRMTVDENLAMGGFFADRQQFQTRIKRVYALFPRLYERRVQRAGTMSGGEQQMLAIGRALMSQPRLLLLDEPSLGLAPIIIQQIFDTIEQLRQEGMTIFLVEQNANQALKLADRGYVLENGHVVLEDTGEALLANEAVRSAYLGG is encoded by the coding sequence ATGAACCCGATGCTTTCTCTGCAAAACGTCAGCGCGCATTACGGCAAGATTCAGGCGCTACACAACGTTAGCCTGCACATCAATCAGGGCGAGATTGTGACGCTGATTGGCGCGAACGGTGCCGGTAAAACCACTATTTTGGGCACGCTGTGTGGTGAACCCCGCGCCACTCAGGGAACCATTTCGTTTGATGGCAAAATCATTACCGACTGGCAAACCGCGCGCATTATGCGTGAAGCCATCGCCATTGTGCCGGAAGGGCGACGCGTATTCTCGCGCATGACGGTGGATGAGAATCTGGCAATGGGCGGCTTTTTTGCCGATCGCCAGCAGTTTCAAACGCGCATCAAGCGGGTGTACGCGCTTTTCCCGCGTCTCTATGAGCGCCGTGTTCAGCGTGCCGGGACAATGTCTGGCGGGGAACAACAGATGCTGGCGATAGGCCGTGCGCTGATGAGCCAGCCGCGCCTGTTGCTGCTGGATGAACCTTCGCTCGGCCTCGCGCCAATTATCATTCAGCAGATCTTTGACACAATCGAACAGCTGCGTCAGGAAGGGATGACCATATTCCTCGTGGAGCAGAACGCGAACCAGGCACTGAAACTGGCCGATCGTGGCTACGTGTTGGAAAACGGTCACGTGGTGTTAGAGGATACCGGCGAAGCGCTGTTGGCGAACGAAGCGGTACGAAGCGCCTATCTGGGAGGATAA
- the livH gene encoding high-affinity branched-chain amino acid ABC transporter permease LivH, which produces MSEQFLYFLQQMFNGVTLGSTYALIAIGYTMVYGIIGMINFAHGEVYMIGSYVSFIVIAALMMMGIDVGWMLIAAGFIVAIVIASAYGWSIERVAYRPVRSSKRLIALISAIGMSIFLQNYVSLTQGSRDLALPGLISGQWTLGVSNGFAATISTMQVVIWGVTFLSMLALTLFIRYSRMGRACRACAEDLKMASLLGINTDRVISLTFVIGAAMAAVAGVLLGQFYGVINPYIGFMAGMKAFTAAVLGGIGSIPGAMLGGLILGIAEALTSAYLSTEYKDVVSFALLIVVLLVMPTGILGRPEVEKV; this is translated from the coding sequence ATGTCAGAGCAGTTTCTCTATTTTCTGCAACAAATGTTCAACGGCGTGACGTTGGGCAGCACCTACGCGCTGATCGCCATTGGTTACACCATGGTCTACGGCATTATCGGCATGATCAACTTCGCCCACGGCGAGGTTTATATGATTGGCAGCTACGTCTCGTTTATCGTCATCGCCGCGCTGATGATGATGGGCATTGACGTTGGCTGGATGCTGATAGCCGCCGGCTTTATTGTTGCCATCGTGATCGCCAGCGCCTATGGCTGGAGTATCGAACGCGTGGCCTATCGTCCGGTGCGTTCTTCCAAGCGCCTGATTGCACTGATTTCCGCCATCGGCATGTCCATCTTCCTGCAAAACTACGTCAGTCTGACGCAGGGTTCGCGTGATTTAGCTTTACCGGGCCTGATTTCAGGCCAGTGGACGCTGGGCGTCAGCAACGGCTTTGCCGCCACGATTTCGACGATGCAAGTTGTTATCTGGGGGGTGACCTTCCTGTCGATGCTGGCACTGACGCTGTTTATTCGCTATTCCCGCATGGGGCGCGCCTGCCGTGCCTGTGCTGAAGACCTGAAAATGGCCAGCCTGCTGGGTATTAATACCGATCGCGTTATCTCGCTGACCTTTGTGATCGGCGCGGCAATGGCAGCGGTTGCAGGCGTGCTGCTGGGACAATTCTACGGCGTAATCAATCCCTACATTGGCTTTATGGCCGGGATGAAAGCCTTTACCGCGGCGGTACTTGGCGGTATCGGCAGCATTCCTGGTGCGATGCTGGGCGGCCTGATCCTGGGTATTGCCGAGGCATTGACGTCGGCATATCTGAGCACGGAATACAAAGATGTGGTCTCGTTTGCGCTGCTGATTGTCGTGCTGTTAGTCATGCCAACCGGCATCCTGGGGCGTCCGGAGGTTGAGAAAGTATGA
- a CDS encoding branched-chain amino acid ABC transporter substrate-binding protein produces the protein MKMSKGSAFLAGCVALALSHAALAKEIKIAIVGAMSGPVAQYGDMEFTGAKQAIADINAKGGINGDKLVGVEYDDACDPKQAVAVANKVINDGIRYVIGHLCSSSTQPASDIYEDEGVLMITPAATNADLTTRGYKMIMRTTGLDSDQGPTAAKYILSNIKPQRIAVIHDKQQYGEGLARSVQDSLKKSGGNVVLFEGVTAGDKDFSTLVARLKKENVDFVYFGGYYPEMGQILRQSRAAGLKTGFMGPEGVGNSSLSNIAGAASEGMLVTLPKRYDQVPANKPIVDALKAKKLDPTGPFVWTTYAALQSLTLGMERSKSAEPEEIVKNLKEGAPVPTVMGDLSWDAKGDLKGFEFGIFTWHADGSSTAVK, from the coding sequence ATGAAAATGAGTAAAGGTAGCGCTTTCCTGGCAGGCTGCGTGGCATTAGCGTTGAGCCATGCCGCCCTGGCGAAAGAGATCAAGATTGCCATCGTCGGTGCGATGTCCGGCCCGGTTGCGCAATATGGCGATATGGAATTCACCGGCGCAAAACAGGCGATCGCCGATATCAATGCCAAAGGCGGCATCAATGGCGATAAGCTGGTTGGCGTCGAATACGATGATGCCTGCGATCCTAAACAGGCCGTGGCGGTAGCGAACAAAGTCATTAATGATGGCATCCGCTATGTGATTGGCCACCTCTGCTCCTCCTCAACCCAGCCCGCTTCAGATATTTATGAAGACGAAGGCGTACTGATGATCACCCCAGCGGCGACCAATGCCGATCTGACCACGCGTGGTTACAAGATGATCATGCGTACCACCGGCCTGGACTCCGATCAGGGGCCGACCGCCGCAAAATATATTCTTAGCAACATCAAACCTCAGCGTATTGCGGTCATCCATGACAAGCAACAGTACGGCGAAGGTCTGGCGCGTTCCGTGCAGGACAGCCTGAAAAAATCGGGTGGCAACGTTGTGCTGTTTGAGGGCGTCACCGCAGGTGATAAAGATTTCTCCACGCTGGTGGCCCGCCTGAAGAAAGAGAACGTCGATTTCGTCTATTTTGGCGGTTACTACCCGGAAATGGGGCAGATCCTGCGCCAGTCTCGTGCAGCAGGCCTGAAAACTGGCTTTATGGGGCCAGAAGGCGTAGGCAACTCATCGCTGTCTAACATTGCCGGTGCGGCTTCAGAAGGCATGCTGGTGACGCTGCCGAAGCGCTACGATCAGGTGCCGGCCAACAAACCGATTGTTGATGCGTTGAAGGCGAAAAAACTCGATCCGACCGGGCCTTTTGTCTGGACCACCTATGCTGCGTTGCAATCTTTGACCCTCGGTATGGAGCGCAGTAAAAGCGCAGAGCCGGAAGAGATTGTCAAAAACCTGAAAGAAGGCGCGCCGGTGCCAACGGTGATGGGCGATTTGAGCTGGGATGCCAAAGGCGATCTGAAAGGGTTTGAGTTTGGCATCTTCACCTGGCATGCCGACGGATCGTCCACCGCGGTAAAATAA